The following are encoded in a window of Candidatus Neomarinimicrobiota bacterium genomic DNA:
- a CDS encoding 4Fe-4S dicluster domain-containing protein: MLTGWEKAIFLLVLLGSLGATRITFGNMFKIISRGSKPIDWLVMFKNIPSGILAFLGTPLFKTRLFVTVIHTGVAWGFILYMLVNFFDILYGLIPGFHLLPDSMLGGFYRLFVDIFSLIVMAGVTYFLMRRFIQNDPDLHINDNILVNEKARGGVFRDSALVAFFIFFHVGFRFLGASFELAQVQADVYQPAASALSLAWQGMSLETLVVAEHFAWWLAIGLILAFIPYFPTTKHAHLFMGPLNHMIRDQSMTAASFESIDFEDESLEQYGAALLEHLPQKGILDAYACIMCNRCQDACPAYITGKPLSPAAIEVNKRYYIRDHINELASGEESKDRLAEWMLTEDAIWSCTSCGYCVEVCPVANEPMVDILRVRQDLVMMESKFPKEAVTTFKNLEVNGNPWGQSGQDREKWIGDLPVPLMRDKREAEYLYWVGCAGAYDARGQEVSKAMVKLLNKAGIDYAILGTEETCTGDSARRLGNEYLFQMLAQQNIDTFDNYKVKKIITQCPHCLNALKNDYQALGKNYEVIHHTEFLDDLVKQGRLTPAKQNNAKISYHDSCYLGRHNDIYDAPRDVLGAIPGVSMEELPRSGAEGLCCGAGGGRMWLEETLGEKTINVERMEDVKAVKPDEVATACPFCATMINDGIMAEDLDTSTKSRDIAQYLADAIEE, encoded by the coding sequence ATGCTCACAGGTTGGGAAAAAGCAATCTTTTTACTGGTCTTACTTGGCTCATTGGGAGCCACCCGGATCACATTCGGTAACATGTTCAAGATCATTTCACGCGGTTCCAAGCCCATCGATTGGTTGGTGATGTTCAAAAATATCCCCAGCGGTATTTTAGCTTTCCTGGGAACACCTCTATTTAAAACGCGACTGTTTGTTACCGTAATACATACTGGTGTAGCCTGGGGTTTCATTCTCTACATGCTGGTAAATTTTTTCGATATTCTTTACGGCTTGATCCCGGGTTTTCATCTCCTGCCTGATTCCATGTTGGGTGGTTTTTATCGCCTATTTGTGGATATATTCAGTTTGATTGTTATGGCGGGAGTAACCTATTTTCTAATGAGACGCTTCATTCAGAATGATCCCGATCTACATATTAATGACAATATCCTGGTTAATGAAAAAGCACGAGGTGGTGTCTTTCGGGATTCAGCCCTGGTCGCCTTTTTCATCTTCTTCCATGTGGGGTTCCGGTTCCTGGGAGCCTCTTTCGAATTGGCTCAAGTCCAGGCTGATGTTTATCAACCGGCGGCTTCTGCATTGTCACTTGCTTGGCAGGGTATGAGCCTTGAAACACTTGTTGTTGCTGAACATTTTGCATGGTGGCTGGCCATTGGCTTGATCCTGGCCTTCATCCCCTACTTTCCCACAACCAAACACGCCCATCTATTTATGGGACCATTGAATCATATGATCAGGGACCAGTCCATGACAGCAGCTTCATTCGAATCAATTGATTTTGAAGACGAGTCGCTGGAGCAATATGGTGCAGCCCTGCTGGAGCATCTTCCCCAGAAAGGTATTTTGGATGCCTATGCTTGTATCATGTGTAATCGCTGTCAGGATGCCTGCCCGGCTTATATCACGGGGAAACCACTTTCACCTGCAGCAATAGAAGTCAACAAGCGCTATTACATTCGGGATCACATTAATGAGCTGGCCAGTGGTGAAGAATCCAAAGATCGCCTGGCAGAATGGATGCTAACTGAAGATGCGATCTGGTCTTGTACCAGTTGCGGTTATTGTGTGGAAGTATGCCCAGTAGCCAACGAACCCATGGTCGATATTCTGCGTGTCCGACAGGATCTGGTCATGATGGAAAGTAAGTTTCCGAAAGAAGCTGTCACCACTTTTAAAAACCTGGAAGTCAATGGTAATCCCTGGGGACAATCAGGTCAGGATCGTGAAAAGTGGATAGGGGATCTGCCTGTACCCCTCATGCGTGACAAGAGAGAAGCTGAATATCTTTATTGGGTCGGCTGTGCCGGTGCTTACGATGCCCGCGGCCAGGAGGTCTCAAAGGCCATGGTCAAGCTACTGAACAAAGCTGGTATTGATTATGCCATACTGGGGACGGAAGAGACCTGTACAGGTGATTCCGCCCGCCGACTGGGTAATGAGTATTTGTTTCAAATGCTGGCCCAACAAAACATCGATACCTTTGATAATTATAAGGTTAAGAAGATTATCACCCAGTGCCCTCACTGTTTGAATGCTCTCAAGAATGACTATCAGGCCCTTGGTAAGAACTATGAGGTTATCCATCATACAGAATTCCTGGACGACCTGGTTAAGCAAGGTAGATTGACCCCTGCAAAGCAGAACAATGCCAAGATAAGCTACCATGATTCCTGCTATTTAGGCCGACACAATGATATTTATGATGCTCCCCGGGATGTACTGGGCGCCATACCTGGTGTTAGCATGGAAGAACTTCCACGCTCTGGAGCTGAAGGCTTATGTTGCGGTGCCGGTGGCGGTCGTATGTGGCTGGAGGAGACCCTGGGCGAAAAGACGATCAATGTTGAGCGTATGGAGGATGTTAAGGCGGTCAAACCGGATGAGGTTGCCACAGCCTGTCCTTTCTGTGCCACCATGATCAACGATGGGATCATGGCTGAAGACCTGGATACATCCACCAAAAGCAGGGATATTGCCCAATATCTGGCAGATGCGATCGAAGAATAA
- a CDS encoding KamA family radical SAM protein, with the protein MNFDPADPKWTNWQWQQAHSCKDIHTLNNWISTSGHSPAFNPEQFNELITNYRMGVTPYYFSLIREFNDSDPIYRQIIPDPLELQIHPDELDDPIGDEKPLRGSRPLAALIHRYPNRVLLLPTTQCAVYCRFCFRKRLVGNTAHTSSEEDLQEAYNYIETHTEIEEVILTGGDPLTLGDRALESILARLAGIKHLRLIRIHTRLPVANPFRLTPELGKFIADLNKPVWISAHFNHPHEITETSREYIHTWIQIGIPFLNQSVLLRGVNDSVATLRKLFMGLLEIKVKPYYLHQADLVLGTAHLRVPIQRGLALLKKLQGEIPGYALPHYVLDRPGGLGKVPLQNQY; encoded by the coding sequence ATGAATTTTGACCCTGCTGATCCAAAATGGACCAACTGGCAATGGCAGCAGGCCCATTCCTGTAAGGATATTCATACTCTAAATAATTGGATATCTACCTCAGGTCATTCCCCGGCATTCAACCCTGAACAATTCAATGAATTGATCACGAATTACCGGATGGGCGTCACCCCCTACTATTTCAGTCTGATCCGAGAGTTCAATGATTCAGATCCGATCTACCGCCAGATCATACCAGATCCTCTTGAACTGCAGATCCATCCTGATGAACTGGACGATCCCATTGGCGACGAAAAGCCCCTCCGCGGGTCGAGGCCATTGGCAGCCCTCATTCATCGCTATCCCAATCGGGTTCTACTGTTGCCAACGACCCAATGCGCAGTCTATTGTCGTTTCTGTTTCCGGAAGCGCTTGGTGGGCAACACTGCCCACACCTCTAGTGAGGAAGATCTACAAGAGGCTTACAATTACATAGAAACACACACCGAGATCGAGGAGGTCATCCTCACCGGCGGCGACCCGCTCACCTTAGGTGATCGTGCTTTAGAATCGATCCTTGCAAGATTGGCAGGAATCAAACACCTGCGTCTGATCCGCATCCATACTCGCCTGCCAGTAGCCAATCCCTTCAGGCTTACACCGGAACTTGGAAAATTCATTGCTGATCTCAATAAGCCGGTGTGGATATCTGCGCATTTCAATCATCCCCATGAGATCACCGAAACCTCCCGAGAGTACATCCACACCTGGATTCAGATAGGAATCCCCTTTCTCAACCAAAGCGTCCTGTTACGCGGCGTGAATGATTCAGTTGCAACGCTTCGGAAGCTCTTTATGGGTCTGCTGGAGATCAAAGTCAAACCCTACTACCTCCATCAGGCTGATCTGGTTCTGGGAACCGCTCATCTGCGTGTTCCAATTCAACGAGGACTAGCCCTCCTCAAAAAACTACAGGGCGAGATCCCCGGGTATGCCCTCCCCCACTATGTCCTGGATCGCCCCGGCGGCCTGGGTAAAGTTCCTTTGCAAAATCAATACTGA